One stretch of Zingiber officinale cultivar Zhangliang chromosome 6B, Zo_v1.1, whole genome shotgun sequence DNA includes these proteins:
- the LOC121989839 gene encoding leishmanolysin-like peptidase — MEVKTPPPRKTSSRIAFPLAVLISVLSLEIILLLVSFGGIGAESQDKYPFIRQNLEAGEGDVYLTHSCIHDEILHQRRRPGRKEYSVTPQVYHEHSSSGSQQGGRRALLQVSTTPPLQKDSKKPIRIYLNYDAVGHSHDRDCLSIGDLVKLGEPSATSIPRTPVCTPNGDRPVFADCWYNCTLEDIPGEDKKQRLRKALGQTAEWFRSALAVEPVKGNLRLSGYSACGQDGGVQLPHEYVEDGVADTDLVLLVTTRPTTGNTLAWAVACERDQWGRAIAGHVNVAPRHLTAEAETLLSATLIHEVMHVLGFDPHAFAHFHDERKRRRSQVTVQVMDEKLGRMVTRVVLPRVVMHARYHYGAFSENFTGLELEDGGGRGTSGSHWEKRLLMNEIMTGSVDTRSVVSEMTLALLEDSGWYQANYSMAEHLDWGRSQGTMFVTFPCNHWKGAYRCNTTQLSGCTYNREAEGYCPIVSYNGDLPKWAQYFPQANKGGQSSLADYCTYFVAYSDGSCTDTSSARAPDRMLGEVRGSNSRCMASSLVRKGFVRGSMTLGNGCYQHRCVNRTLEVAVDGIWKACPEAGGPVQFQGFSGELICPSYHELCSSVSVSVNGQCPDRCSFNGDCVNGQCHCFLGFYGSNCSERSCPANCSGHGTCHPNGFCDCENGWTGIDCSTAICDEHCSLHGGVCDNGVCEFRCSDYAGYTCQNSSSLLPSLSLCGDVLVRDVFGQHCAPSEPSILQQLEAAVVVPNYNRLMPGGRSLFSIFDNSYCSTAAKRLACWISIQRCDKDGDNRLRVCYSACQSYNGACGVALDCSDQTLFSSEEDEGQCTGFGETVPWWIRRFGNLYAQR, encoded by the exons ATGGAGGTGAAGACGCCACCTCCTCGCAAGACGTCGTCTCGAATAGCATTTCCCTTGGCGGTTCTTATTTCGGTACTCTCTCTCGAG ATAATTTTACTTCTGGTGAGTTTTGGAGGAATTGGTGCAGAATCTCAAGATAAGTATCCATTTATTCGGCAAAATTTGGAAGCTGGGGAGGGAGATGTTTATCTCACTCACTCATGCATTCATGATGAGATACTCCACCAGAGGCGGCGCCCTGGCAGAAAAGAGTACTCGGTCACTCCACAAGTATACCACGAACATAGTTCCTCTGGATCACAACAAGGTGGTAGAAGAGCTTTGCTTCAGGTGTCTACTACACCTCCACTACAAAAGGATTCGAAGAAGCCTATCCGGATATATCTAAATTATGATGCTGTTGGCCATTCTCATGATAGGGATTGTCTAAGCATTGGAGATCTTGTGAAG CTTGGTGAACCTTCTGCAACATCAATTCCAAGAACTCCCGTGTGCACTCCCAACGGAGACAGGCCAGTGTTTGCAGATTGTTGGTATAACTGTACACTGGAAGATATTCCAGGGGAAGATAAGAAGCAACGTCTTAGGAAG GCACTAGGCCAAACTGCAGAGTGGTTCAGAAGTGCTCTAGCAGTTGAACCTGTTAAGGGGAACTTGCGATTAAGTGGATATTCTGCATGTGGTCAGGATGGTGGTGTGCAACTCCCCCATGAATATGTTGAAG ATGGTGTTGCTGACACGGACCTAGTCCTCTTGGTAACAACTAGACCCACGACTGGCAATACTCTTGCATGGGCAGTGGCATGTGAGCGAGATCAATGGGGTCGTGCTATTGCTG GTCACGTGAATGTTGCTCCTCGCCATTTAACAGCTGAAGCTGAGACGTTGCTTTCTGCCACATTGATACATGAG GTCATGCATGTTTTAGGTTTCGATCCTCATGCCTTTGCACACTTCCAtgatgagagaaagagaaggcGTAGCCAG GTCACTGTGCAAGTTATGGATGAGAAGCTTGGCCGTATGGTCACACGTGTTGTCCTACCCCGAGTTGTTATGCATGCAAGATACCATTATGGG GCATTTTCTGAGAATTTTACTGGCTTAGAATTGGAAGATGGAGGTGGCCGTGGTACATCAG GTTCTCACTGGGAGAAAAGACTTTTAATGAATGAAATTATGACAGGATCTGTGGATACAAGATCTGTGGTTTCAGAAATGACCTTAGCTTTATTAGAGGATAGTGGCTGGTACCAGGCTAATTATAGCATGGCTGAGCACCTTGATTGGGGTAGGAGTCAAGGAACTATGTTTGTTACATTTCCTTGCAATCATTGGAAGGGGGCATATCGTTGCAACACTACTCAGTTGTCAGGCTGTACATACAACAGGGAGGCTGAAGGATATTGTCCTATCGTAAGCTATAATGGGGATTTGCCTAAATGGGCTCAATATTTCCCACAAGCTAATAAAG GTGGGCAATCCTCATTGGCAGACTATTGCACATATTTTGTTGCCTATTCTGATGGTTCTTGCACAGACACTAGTAGTGCACGTGCACCGGATAGAATGTTAGGTGAGGTTCGAGGAAGTAACTCAAG GTGCATGGCTTCATCATTGGTACGAAAGGGCTTTGTTAGGGGATCTATGACCCTGGGAAACGGCTGTTACCAACATAGGTGTGTGAATCGTACACTAGAG GTTGCTGTGGATGGTATTTGGAAGGCATGCCCTGAAGCTGGTGGTCCTGTTCAGTTCCAAGGATTCAGCG GTGAGCTAATTTGTCCATCGTATCACGAGTTGTGCAGCAGTGTGTCTGTGTCAGTAAACGGCCAGTGTCCTGACCGCTGTAGTTTTAATGGTGATTGCGTTAATGGGCAGTGTCACTGCTTTCTTGGTTTTTATGGTTCCAATTGCAGTGAAA GATCATGTCCAGCAAACTGTAGTGGACACGGTACTTGCCATCCAAATGGATTCTGTGACTGTGAAAATGGTTGGACTGGCATCGATTGTTCTACTG CCATATGTGATGAGCACTGCAGTCTGCATGGAGGAGTATGCGACAATGGCGTGTGTGAGTTTCGCTGCTCTGATTATGCTGGCTACACTTGCCAGAATAGCTCATCATTGCTGCCTAGCCTTTCTCTATGTGGAGATGTTCTAGTTCGGGATGTATTTGGACAACATTGTGCACCGAGTGAGCCAAGCATATTGCAGCAGCTTGAAGCAGCTGTGGTAGTTCCAAATTACAACCGCTTGATGCCTGGCGGCCGCTCACTCTTTAGCATCTTCGACAACAGCTACTGTTCCACGGCAGCCAAACGGCTTGCTTGCTGG aTTTCAATCCAACGTTGCGATAAGGACGGAGACAACAGACTTCGGGTGTGCTACTCAGCATGCCAGTCTTACAATGGGGCGTGCGGAGTGGCACTTGACTGCTCAGATCAGACTCTATTCAGCAGCGAGGAAGACGAGGGCCAGTGCACTGGCTTTGGCGAGACAGTACCCTGGTGGATTCGGCGCTTTGGGAATCTCTATGCTCAGAGATGA
- the LOC121989838 gene encoding wall-associated receptor kinase-like 14: MHSLFVLFFFGFLGLEAAVEDCNRSCGSYTAPYPFGFSGGCSIALNCSNPARSTYYLGDFAVRNLTQDAIVVDVQPSCNRSVRTASIFFRQNFALSNRTGVLLRNCTRRHSGGNCSAESVLVDDQCGTNYENTTCFLNATAMKDLDSSGCEVFYTSGVAYKESVLSVDLNTAELEWWLPQPCYCDANSELVWVNGTSQSGCRCKCRSGFHGDGFVNGTGCRRGSSDGLIGKFGSLIGGIIAGASTMAALVLVYCWLRRRTSLTRKRESIRRLLSEASSTVPLYSYKDIEKATDGFSPERILGTGAYGTVYGGELGSSGRQVAVKLIKNRDSLEQVMNEIKVVSSVSHPNLVRLLGCCMEQSSKGLNILVYECMPNGTLAQHLQRQRGPALPWTVRLSIAVDTAKAIAYLHSSVRPPIFHRDIKSSNILLDHNYHSKVADFGLSRMGLADSVASQSHISTAPQGTPGYVDPQYHQNFQLSDKSDVYSFGVVLMEIVTGMKAVDFGRQQSEVNLAALAVDCIGRGRVDEIVDPFLEPHRDAWTLTSVHKVAELAFRCLAFHRDMRPSMTEVADDLEQIKLSGWAPAEDGALLSTGSSFSSFCSSSASSVAERPPRAASKIQRLALARCMIEEVNVESPVSVQDPWLSEQSSPSATSLLGNVIN, translated from the exons CCTTCGGCTTCTCCGGCGGATGCTCGATCGCCTTGAACTGCTCCAATCCCGCAAGATCCACCTACTACCTCGGCGATTTTGCGGTGCGCAACCTCACCCAAGATGCCATCGTGGTCGACGTACAGCCTTCCTGCAACCGCTCCGTGCGCACCGCCTCGATCTTCTTCCGCCAAAACTTCGCTTTGAGCAACCGGACCGGTGTCCTGCTCCGCAATTGCACGCGGCGGCACTCGGGGGGAAACTGCAGCGCCGAATCCGTGCTCGTCGACGATCAGTGCGGCACGAACTACGAGAACACCACCTGTTTCCTCAACGCCACCGCCATGAAGGATCTCGACTCCTCCGGCTGCGAGGTCTTCTACACCTCCGGTGTCGCATACAAGGAGTCGGTGCTGTCTGTGGATCTCAACACGGCTGAACTGGAGTGGTGGCTGCCGCAGCCGTGCTACTGCGACGCTAATTCCGAGCTGGTATGGGTTAATGGGACTAGCCAGTCGGGCTGCCGATGCAAGTGCCGATCCGGGTTTCACGGGGACGGGTTCGTCAACGGTACCGGTTGTCGACGAG GGAGCAGTGATGGCTTAATCGGCAAATTTGGTTCTCTTATTGGAG GCATCATCGCTGGAGCATCCACAATGGCGGCGCTTGTCCTGGTCTACTGCTGGCTCCGGCGGCGAACCTCGCTGACGCGGAAGCGCGAGAGCATACGGCGCCTGCTGTCGGAGGCCTCCTCCACCGTCCCGCTCTATTCTTACAAGGACATCGAGAAAGCCACCGACGGCTTCTCACCTGAGCGCATCCTTGGTACCGGCGCATACGGAACCGTCTACGGCGGCGAACTCGGCAGCTCCGGTCGCCAGGTGGCTGTCAAGCTCATCAAGAACCGCGACAGCTTGGAGCAGGTCATGAACGAGATCAAGGTGGTGTCGTCGGTTAGCCACCCCAATCTGGTCCGCCTCCTGGGATGCTGCATGGAGCAGAGCAGCAAGGGGCTCAATATCCTGGTGTACGAGTGCATGCCCAACGGCACGTTGGCCCAGCACCTGCAGCGCCAGCGCGGTCCCGCACTCCCATGGACCGTCCGCCTCTCCATTGCTGTCGACACCGCCAAGGCGATAGCCTACCTCCACTCTTCCGTTCGGCCCCCCATCTTCCACCGCGACATCAAGTCCAGCAACATCCTCCTCGACCACAACTATCACTCCAAGGTCGCCGACTTCGGACTCTCCCGCATGGGCCTCGCCGACTCCGTCGCCTCCCAGTCCCACATCTCCACGGCGCCGCAGGGCACGCCGGGGTACGTCGACCCGCAGTACCACCAGAACTTCCAGCTCTCCGACAAGAGCGACGTCTACAGCTTTGGCGTCGTGCTGATGGAGATCGTCACCGGGATGAAGGCCGTCGACTTCGGGCGGCAGCAGAGCGAGGTCAACCTCGCCGCACTGGCTGTCGACTGCATCGGCCGCGGGCGCGTCGACGAGATTGTGGACCCCTTCTTGGAGCCGCACCGCGACGCCTGGACGCTGACCTCGGTGCACAAGGTGGCGGAGCTGGCGTTCCGGTGCCTGGCCTTCCACCGGGACATGCGGCCGTCGATGACGGAGGTGGCGGACGATCTGGAGCAGATCAAGCTCAGCGGGTGGGCCCCGGCAGAGGACGGCGCGTTATTGTCGACGGGCTCCTCGTTCTCGTCGTTCTGCTCCTCTTCGGCAAGCAGCGTGGCGGAACGGCCTCCTCGGGCGGCGTCCAAGATCCAGAGGTTGGCTCTGGCGAGGTGCATGATCGAGGAAGTGAACGTGGAGTCGCCGGTGTCGGTGCAGGATCCGTGGTTGAGCGAACAGAGCTCGCCGTCGGCCACTAGCTTGTTGGGGAATgtaataaattaa